A region of Argentina anserina chromosome 5, drPotAnse1.1, whole genome shotgun sequence DNA encodes the following proteins:
- the LOC126796183 gene encoding binding partner of ACD11 1 — MSVNTIKVSNLSLGASERDIKEFFSFSGDIAYVEMMSDTERSQIAYVTFKDLQGAETAVLLSGATIVDMSVTIALAPEYELPPAATAPSVTDKAPGGAESALRKAEDVVTGMLAKGFILGKDAVNKAKGFDEKHQLTSTATEKVASFDKKIGLTEKISVGTSVVSEKVREVDQKFQVSEKTKSAFAAAEQTVSNAGSAIMKNRYVFTSAAWVSGAFNKVAKAAGEVGQKTKEKVGMVEEEKNRKIEDDYAQVLSESPKASEPSGHEPVKGLIL, encoded by the exons ATGTCG GTAAACACCATAAAGGTCAGCAACCTTTCCTTGGGTGCAAGTGAAAGAGACATAAAGgagttcttttctttttctggtgACATCGCATATGTGGAAATGATGAG TGACACAGAGCGGTCCCAAATTGCATATGTCACCTTCAAGGATCTACAGGGAGCAGAGACTGCCGTGCTTCTTTCG GGAGCTACGATAGTTGATATGTCTGTGACCATTGCTCTGGCTCCAGAATACGAGTTGCCACCTGCTGCGACAGCTCCTTCT GTAACTGATAAGGCCCCTGGTGGTGCTGAGTCTGCATTACGGAAGGCAGAGGATGTTGTTACCGGCATGCTCGCTAAGGGCTTTATCTTGGGGAAAGATGCAGTCAACAAGGCAAAGGGCTTTGACGAGAAACACCAGTTGACATCAACAGCTACAGAAAAGGTTGCTTCTTTTGACAAAAAGATTGGACTCACTGAGAAAATTAGTGTTGGTACTTCTGTGGTGAGTGAAAAGGTTCGTGAAGTGGATCAAAAATTCCAGGTCTCAGAGAAAACCAAGTCAGCTTTTGCAGCTGCTGAGCAGACAGTCAGCAATGCTGGATCTGCCATTATGAAGAACCGATATGTGTTTACTTCTGCTGCATGGGTTTCTGGTGCTTTCAACAAGGTTGCAAAGGCAGCTGGTGAGGTTGGTCAGAAGACAAAAGAGAAAGTCGGAATGgtggaagaagagaagaacagAAAAATCGAGGATGACTATGCCCAAGTTCTGTCTGAGTCTCCAAAAGCATCTGAGCCAAGTGGGCATGAACCTGTTAAAGGTTTGATTCTTTAA
- the LOC126796191 gene encoding uncharacterized protein LOC126796191, whose product MQRQSLGSPLSKLHQAHGGGDTLIHLDDKRSKDILAFSASSSATDFDDDKAIKPHRLSSPPPVAPDKVIHVIPILTVLCFLILFLFSHTPSPSDLAQFNGFTRLPAAKRIDSVGDEIGVVGGGDIRRFIDIRKSDVLAIRSLRELGSETRKLAPRSRSHRKLADF is encoded by the exons ATGCAAAGGCAGTCCCTCGGCTCACCGCTGTCGAAGCTCCATCAGGCCCACGGCGGCGGCGACACTCTCATCCATCTCGACGACAAGCGCTCCAAGGACATTTTAGCCTTTTccgcctcctcctccgccacaGACTTCGACGACGACAAAGCAATAAAGCCTCACCGACTGTCGTCaccaccgcccgtcgctccggACAAAGTCATCCACGTCATCCCTATCCTCACCGTCCTCTGCTTCCtcatcctcttcctcttctcccACACCCCCTCCCCTTCAG ATTTGGCTCAGTTCAATGGCTTCACCAGACTACCTGCGGCAAAGCGCATAG ATTCTGTTGGCGACGAAATCGGTGTCGTCGGCGGCGGCGACATCCGACGATTTATTGATATCCGGAAGAGCGATGTTCTGGCGATCCGGAGCCTGAGGGAGCTGGGATCAGAAACCCGGAAACTCGCCCCGAGATCTCGCTCCCACAGAAAACTCGCCGATTTTTAA